One Beggiatoa leptomitoformis DNA segment encodes these proteins:
- a CDS encoding diacylglycerol/lipid kinase family protein, producing MKTAIIINRYSGSMLGKSPIDQAKKLHQYAHAAGLTARIFVIKPKWLKTVLTRLIHAEFERIIVGGGDGTLNTAANLLAGTHIIFGVLPMGTFNQFARELGIPTDIEQALHTLAQATTQLIDVGEVNGQLFLNKSSIGIHPHAIEIREQYRRRWGWSKAVAVSFALLKTVWRPPKLRLTLTIDNQQQTIITPFLLVGNNRYETEFFAFPKRVALNDGLLNILYTNNISRFSLFTMAIRALFGKPLKQVPELINIALPTLHVESKRNALKIAIDGEVSKIKPPLEFKTHHQQLCVLVPTQQHKEA from the coding sequence ATGAAAACTGCCATTATTATCAATCGTTATTCGGGTAGCATGTTGGGTAAATCTCCCATAGATCAAGCTAAAAAACTGCATCAATATGCACATGCTGCAGGACTAACTGCGCGAATTTTTGTGATTAAACCTAAATGGTTAAAAACGGTATTAACGCGATTAATTCATGCAGAATTTGAACGTATTATCGTAGGCGGTGGTGATGGCACATTAAATACAGCCGCTAATTTATTAGCAGGCACTCATATTATTTTTGGTGTATTACCAATGGGGACATTTAACCAATTTGCACGAGAATTAGGCATTCCCACAGATATTGAACAAGCCCTACACACACTCGCACAAGCAACAACGCAACTGATTGATGTTGGAGAAGTAAATGGACAATTATTTTTAAATAAATCTTCTATTGGTATTCATCCACATGCGATAGAAATACGGGAACAATATCGCCGTCGTTGGGGATGGAGTAAAGCCGTTGCTGTCAGTTTTGCACTCCTAAAAACAGTGTGGCGACCCCCTAAACTACGCTTAACTTTAACAATTGATAATCAACAACAAACAATTATTACGCCCTTTTTATTAGTTGGAAATAACCGTTATGAAACCGAGTTTTTTGCATTTCCCAAACGGGTTGCGCTCAATGATGGTTTACTCAATATTTTATACACCAATAACATCAGTCGCTTTTCCCTTTTTACGATGGCAATCCGCGCACTATTTGGCAAACCATTAAAACAAGTCCCTGAACTGATTAATATTGCACTACCGACATTACACGTAGAAAGCAAACGCAACGCTTTAAAAATAGCCATTGACGGTGAAGTCAGCAAAATAAAACCACCCCTAGAATTTAAAACTCACCACCAACAACTGTGTGTGTTAGTTCCAACACAACAACATAAGGAGGCATGA
- a CDS encoding EH signature domain-containing protein, producing the protein MKLRRALQECQDTFKKLNTHSLRVLDDFRLVATVKALPDFTMEGKTPKANELLLLYEKFQQVILSKQWQDISPRDWRRAAWVLWYGKQGSTLAENELFLKQFWRQVRGNPAAVKRLIRVYLREFDQNPPNLTAIAQFILAQVLKAKPDSMLARWQQYNQLYQLFIPQGNGVNKLAQACLRADTVQTLGAAGLTGELLSSGYARAAYREALEMLETYLLDGSEKELICLLAWSDDGGRLRYASCRRELAQALLLPWQLNEPNPLIRQRIQIFLLQYLQDPRVSPALWQGVQTEALQVFYRWMVGSTLETFFSILDQCALDAQWRYRRAFWWAYYERQYIDEAWLAVGKTIQKFLAKRPELAQSLQNAYGTLEGAGVRGNQAVLLFRIRGVIVAEWSHGGKCHIWLTDSEDKPPFYQETYLRDRVTANSLKLKEKNRQAGISHYSNEAGGWQTDLERFIYEQTRIDMSPAAYMPKI; encoded by the coding sequence ATGAAATTACGCCGTGCTTTACAAGAGTGTCAGGATACTTTTAAAAAACTGAATACACATTCTTTACGTGTACTAGATGATTTTCGTCTTGTTGCAACCGTTAAAGCCTTACCCGATTTTACAATGGAAGGTAAAACCCCTAAAGCGAATGAGTTGTTATTATTATATGAAAAATTTCAGCAGGTTATTCTTTCTAAACAGTGGCAGGACATAAGTCCGCGTGATTGGCGACGGGCGGCATGGGTGTTGTGGTATGGCAAACAGGGCAGCACCTTGGCAGAAAATGAGCTTTTTTTAAAGCAATTTTGGCGACAAGTACGTGGTAATCCTGCGGCTGTAAAACGTTTAATTCGTGTTTATCTACGTGAGTTTGACCAAAATCCTCCTAATTTAACCGCCATTGCCCAGTTTATTCTTGCACAGGTGTTAAAAGCAAAGCCTGATTCTATGTTAGCCCGTTGGCAACAGTATAATCAGTTATATCAATTATTTATCCCGCAAGGAAATGGAGTGAATAAGCTGGCTCAAGCCTGTTTACGGGCGGATACCGTGCAAACGTTGGGAGCAGCGGGATTAACAGGAGAATTGTTAAGCAGTGGTTATGCACGAGCGGCTTATCGCGAAGCATTGGAAATGTTGGAAACGTATTTATTGGACGGTTCAGAAAAAGAGTTAATTTGTTTGTTGGCATGGAGTGATGATGGGGGGCGTTTACGTTATGCGAGCTGTCGGCGTGAATTGGCACAGGCTTTATTATTACCTTGGCAGTTAAACGAACCAAACCCATTAATTAGGCAACGGATTCAGATATTCTTATTACAATATTTACAAGACCCTCGCGTTTCACCCGCTTTATGGCAGGGTGTGCAGACAGAGGCATTACAAGTGTTTTATCGGTGGATGGTAGGGTCAACCTTAGAAACCTTTTTTAGTATTTTAGACCAGTGTGCATTGGATGCGCAGTGGCGATACCGACGGGCATTTTGGTGGGCATATTATGAGCGTCAATATATTGATGAAGCATGGTTAGCTGTTGGGAAAACCATTCAAAAATTTTTAGCAAAACGTCCAGAATTGGCGCAAAGCTTACAAAATGCTTATGGGACATTGGAAGGGGCGGGGGTAAGAGGCAATCAGGCTGTATTATTGTTTCGAATTCGGGGGGTTATCGTTGCAGAATGGAGTCATGGCGGAAAATGTCATATTTGGTTAACGGATAGTGAAGATAAGCCGCCGTTTTATCAGGAAACGTATTTGCGCGACAGGGTAACTGCAAATTCATTAAAATTGAAAGAAAAAAATCGGCAGGCGGGTATCAGTCACTACAGCAATGAGGCAGGCGGTTGGCAAACGGATTTAGAGCGTTTCATTTATGAACAAACGCGCATTGATATGTCTCCCGCAGCGTATATGCCTAAAATTTAG
- a CDS encoding TIGR00645 family protein: MIEKKIERIIFASRWLLAPFYLGLVATLLVLLVKFFFKFADMLFSIWSMEGTALVLPILGLVDLVLVSNLLILIIFSGYENFVSKIEEAKEHTDRPEWMGNIDYGSLKIKVIGSIVAISSIDLLKAFFAIEHYNKENLMWLVIVHLTFVVSGVLFAIMERISHPAHPVSAVNQEH, translated from the coding sequence ATGATTGAAAAAAAAATTGAACGCATAATTTTTGCTAGCCGTTGGTTACTTGCGCCATTTTATTTGGGTTTGGTTGCTACTCTATTAGTGTTATTGGTTAAATTCTTTTTTAAATTCGCGGATATGTTGTTTAGTATCTGGTCTATGGAAGGGACAGCATTGGTGTTGCCCATTTTGGGATTAGTTGATTTAGTGCTGGTTAGCAACCTTTTAATTCTTATTATTTTTAGTGGTTATGAGAACTTTGTTTCTAAAATTGAGGAGGCAAAAGAACATACAGACCGTCCTGAGTGGATGGGCAATATTGATTATGGTTCTTTAAAAATCAAGGTGATTGGTTCTATCGTGGCAATTTCTTCTATTGATTTGTTGAAAGCCTTTTTTGCGATTGAGCATTACAACAAAGAGAACTTAATGTGGTTGGTGATTGTTCATCTCACTTTTGTCGTTTCTGGGGTTTTATTTGCGATAATGGAGAGAATTTCTCATCCAGCCCATCCTGTTAGCGCGGTTAATCAGGAACATTAA
- a CDS encoding type II secretion system F family protein, with product MVQKYAYRAMDGRGRVMEGSIDANNINELEHRLEKMGLDLIHYRIKQTYNRHARRKITRQDLITFCFYMEHLSRAGVPLLDGLTDLRDSLPQSYMREVLSGLIEDIQGGKTLSEAMRSYPSIFDMVFINLIFAGEESGQLVSVFQHLTNTLKWHDELIAKTKKLLMYPSFVAVVVIGVFFFLMTYLVPQLIAFIQNMSMGYQLPWHTRLLIVVSDFLVNYWYIVLLTPILLFFLLKFAMRRSQRLCFKIDLLKLRVWLIGPILEKIILARFANFFALLYGAGITVLDGLKISKALAGNLVIESAIQQVYDHIADGVSISESFERVSLFPPLVLRMVKVGESTGELDAALENISYFYNREVGESIEKIQTMIEPVMTIILGTLLGWVMLSVLGPIYDMITQFKF from the coding sequence ATGGTACAAAAATATGCTTACCGAGCAATGGATGGACGCGGGCGCGTAATGGAAGGAAGCATTGATGCGAACAATATCAATGAACTAGAGCATCGGCTAGAGAAAATGGGTTTAGATTTAATTCATTACCGTATAAAACAAACCTATAATCGCCATGCTCGCCGCAAAATTACTCGCCAAGACCTGATTACTTTTTGTTTTTATATGGAGCATTTAAGTCGTGCGGGTGTTCCTTTATTAGACGGACTCACTGATTTACGTGACAGTTTACCCCAGTCTTATATGCGCGAGGTATTGAGCGGATTGATAGAGGATATTCAAGGCGGAAAAACCCTTTCTGAAGCAATGCGAAGCTATCCAAGCATCTTTGACATGGTTTTTATCAACTTGATTTTTGCAGGCGAAGAAAGTGGTCAATTAGTTAGCGTTTTTCAACATTTAACCAATACCTTAAAATGGCATGATGAACTCATTGCAAAAACTAAAAAACTACTCATGTACCCCAGTTTTGTTGCTGTTGTTGTTATTGGCGTTTTTTTCTTTTTAATGACTTATCTTGTTCCACAACTAATTGCCTTTATTCAAAATATGTCCATGGGGTATCAACTACCATGGCATACACGCTTATTAATCGTGGTTTCTGACTTTTTAGTCAACTATTGGTATATTGTATTATTAACACCTATATTACTATTTTTTCTGCTTAAGTTTGCGATGCGTAGAAGCCAACGGCTTTGTTTTAAAATTGATTTATTGAAGCTGAGGGTTTGGCTGATAGGGCCTATTTTAGAAAAAATTATTTTGGCACGCTTCGCCAATTTCTTCGCACTGCTTTATGGTGCAGGGATTACCGTTTTAGATGGACTCAAAATTAGCAAAGCCTTAGCAGGAAACCTAGTTATAGAATCCGCCATTCAACAGGTGTATGACCATATTGCTGATGGGGTGAGCATTAGTGAAAGTTTTGAACGGGTAAGTTTATTTCCACCCTTAGTTTTGCGGATGGTAAAAGTTGGCGAAAGTACAGGCGAATTAGATGCCGCACTGGAAAACATCAGTTATTTTTATAATCGTGAAGTCGGTGAATCAATTGAAAAAATTCAAACGATGATAGAGCCTGTCATGACAATTATTTTAGGCACTTTATTAGGGTGGGTCATGCTGTCAGTATTAGGGCCTATTTACGACATGATTACACAATTCAAGTTTTAA
- a CDS encoding beta-ribofuranosylaminobenzene 5'-phosphate synthase family protein — protein MMSTQLHSCIQIKAPARLHLGFLDLHGGLGRRFGSLGLTLDKPYTQITLSHAPELSVSGYGSQRVATYTQHFCKHLNLPTSLKIHLQQAIPEHVGLGSGTQLSLAVGVGIARYFELPLNVREIASLLERGARSGIGVAAFEQGGVILDGGRSNHDILPPPLIARLPFPTNWRILLIFDEQRQGVHGEQEVSAFRHLPPFPPERAAHLCRLILMQALPALALAELNRFGLAIAELQRVVGDHFAEAQGGRFTSPTVARILNYLEQQGVTGVGQSSWGPTGFAIVESQTQAEQLLNHLQKQFLPNNNALKFMICKGKNEGGSIQEENITTLNTCLSELQ, from the coding sequence ATGATGTCAACGCAGTTACACTCTTGCATTCAAATAAAAGCACCTGCCCGTTTACACTTAGGTTTTTTAGACTTACACGGAGGATTAGGCAGGCGTTTTGGCAGTCTAGGCTTAACCCTAGATAAACCTTACACACAAATTACGTTAAGTCACGCGCCAGAATTAAGCGTTAGTGGTTATGGTAGTCAACGGGTTGCGACATACACCCAACATTTTTGTAAACACCTAAACCTACCAACAAGCTTAAAAATACACCTACAACAGGCGATTCCCGAACACGTAGGCTTAGGTTCAGGAACACAATTATCCCTTGCGGTTGGTGTTGGTATTGCGCGTTATTTTGAATTACCGCTCAATGTGCGAGAAATCGCCAGTTTATTAGAACGTGGCGCGCGCTCAGGGATTGGTGTTGCAGCTTTTGAACAAGGCGGCGTTATTTTAGATGGTGGTCGTTCAAACCATGATATTCTCCCTCCTCCGCTCATTGCCCGCCTACCGTTTCCAACTAACTGGCGAATTTTATTGATTTTTGATGAACAACGGCAGGGCGTGCATGGTGAACAAGAAGTTTCTGCTTTTCGTCATTTACCCCCTTTTCCACCCGAACGCGCAGCGCATTTATGCCGTTTAATCTTAATGCAAGCCTTGCCCGCATTAGCCTTAGCAGAATTAAACCGCTTTGGATTAGCAATTGCCGAATTACAACGGGTTGTTGGAGACCACTTTGCTGAAGCACAAGGCGGGCGATTTACCAGTCCAACCGTTGCACGCATTCTCAATTACTTAGAACAACAAGGAGTCACGGGTGTTGGACAAAGCTCTTGGGGACCCACAGGTTTTGCCATTGTAGAAAGTCAAACACAAGCAGAACAATTGTTAAACCACTTACAAAAACAGTTTCTACCCAACAATAACGCATTAAAATTCATGATATGTAAAGGAAAAAATGAGGGCGGTAGCATCCAAGAGGAGAATATCACAACCCTTAATACCTGCCTCTCCGAACTACAATAA
- the nifH gene encoding nitrogenase iron protein, with amino-acid sequence MALRQCAIYGKGGIGKSTTTQNLVAALAEAGKKVLIVGCDPKADSTRLILHSKAQTSVMQLAAEAGTVEDLELEDVLSVGYAGIKCVESGGPEPGVGCAGRGVITAINFLEEEGAYDEELDFVFYDVLGDVVCGGFAMPIRENKAQEIYVVCSGEMMAMYAANNICKGIVKYANSGGVRLAGLICNSRNTDREDELIEALAARLGSHMIHFVPRDNVVQHAEIRRMTVIEFDPKAKQADEYRALAQKIIHNKKLVIPTPLTMDELEEILMDFGIMEVEDTSIVGKTAAELAAEAAG; translated from the coding sequence ATGGCGTTACGTCAATGTGCAATTTACGGTAAGGGTGGTATTGGTAAATCCACCACTACTCAAAACTTAGTAGCAGCGCTGGCAGAAGCAGGCAAAAAAGTGCTGATCGTCGGTTGCGATCCCAAAGCTGACTCCACTCGTTTAATTCTGCACTCCAAAGCACAAACATCCGTTATGCAATTGGCTGCCGAAGCGGGTACAGTCGAAGATTTAGAATTAGAAGACGTATTATCTGTCGGTTATGCCGGTATCAAATGCGTTGAATCAGGTGGTCCTGAGCCGGGTGTTGGTTGTGCAGGTCGTGGTGTTATCACCGCCATCAACTTCTTAGAAGAAGAAGGCGCGTATGATGAAGAACTCGACTTCGTATTTTATGACGTGTTAGGTGACGTGGTGTGTGGCGGTTTCGCTATGCCCATTCGCGAAAACAAAGCCCAAGAAATCTATGTCGTTTGCTCTGGCGAAATGATGGCGATGTATGCTGCTAACAATATCTGCAAAGGTATCGTTAAATATGCAAACTCTGGTGGCGTGCGTTTAGCTGGTTTAATTTGTAACAGCCGTAACACCGACCGTGAAGACGAATTGATTGAAGCTTTAGCTGCTCGTTTAGGCAGCCACATGATTCACTTCGTTCCACGTGACAACGTCGTACAACACGCTGAAATCCGTCGTATGACTGTGATCGAGTTCGATCCCAAAGCAAAACAAGCCGATGAATACCGTGCTTTAGCACAAAAAATCATCCACAACAAGAAATTAGTCATTCCTACCCCATTAACCATGGACGAGTTAGAAGAAATTCTGATGGACTTCGGTATTATGGAAGTAGAAGACACCAGTATTGTTGGTAAGACCGCTGCTGAATTAGCCGCTGAAGCTGCTGGTTAA
- the nifD gene encoding nitrogenase molybdenum-iron protein alpha chain: MTVMTREETEALIQEVLEVYPEDAKKDRAKHLAVNDTSLEKSNKCITSNKKSLPGVMTIRGCAYAGSKGVVWGPIKDMIHISHGPVGCGQYSRAGRRNYYIGTTGVNTFVTMNFTSDFQEKDIVFGGDKKLDKLIDEIEVLFPLNKGISVQSECPIGLIGDDIEAVSKKKGKLYNKPVVPVRCEGFRGVSQSLGHHIANDAVRDWVLHRRDEDNSFQSTPYDVAVIGDYNIGGDAWASRTLLEEMGLRVVAQWSGDGSLAEMELTPKVKLNLLHCYRSMNYISRHMEEKYGIPWVEYNFFGPTKIAESLRKIASFFDDKIKQGAERVIARYEGMMKEVIAKYRPRLEGKRVMLYVGGLRPRHTIGAYEDLGMEVVGAGYEFAHNDDYDRTIKEMGDATLLYDDVTGFEFEEFVKKIKPDLIGSGIKEKFIFQKMGIPFRQMHSWDYSGPYHGYDGFAIFARDMDMTLNNPCWNKLHAPWANAVEAEQKVAVNG; encoded by the coding sequence ATGACAGTAATGACACGCGAAGAAACTGAAGCCCTTATTCAAGAGGTGTTAGAAGTTTATCCCGAAGACGCTAAGAAAGACCGTGCCAAACACTTAGCCGTTAACGACACCTCATTGGAAAAATCCAATAAATGTATCACCTCCAATAAAAAATCTTTACCTGGTGTCATGACCATTCGTGGCTGTGCCTACGCAGGTTCTAAAGGGGTGGTGTGGGGTCCGATTAAGGACATGATTCATATTTCTCACGGTCCCGTCGGCTGTGGTCAATATTCTCGTGCAGGTCGTCGTAACTACTACATTGGTACAACAGGTGTTAATACCTTCGTGACCATGAACTTTACTTCTGACTTCCAAGAGAAAGACATCGTTTTCGGTGGTGACAAAAAGTTAGACAAGTTAATCGACGAAATCGAAGTTTTATTCCCTTTAAACAAAGGCATCAGTGTTCAATCTGAATGTCCTATCGGTTTAATTGGTGACGACATTGAAGCCGTTTCCAAGAAGAAAGGCAAGCTGTATAACAAACCTGTTGTCCCTGTCCGTTGCGAAGGCTTCCGCGGTGTTTCTCAATCCTTAGGACACCACATTGCAAACGACGCAGTGCGTGATTGGGTATTACATCGTCGTGATGAAGACAACTCCTTCCAAAGCACCCCTTATGATGTCGCTGTTATTGGTGACTACAACATCGGTGGTGATGCTTGGGCATCTCGTACCCTGTTAGAAGAAATGGGCTTACGGGTTGTCGCACAATGGTCTGGTGACGGCTCCTTAGCAGAAATGGAATTAACCCCAAAGGTTAAGCTCAATCTGTTACATTGTTACCGCTCCATGAACTACATTTCTCGCCACATGGAAGAGAAGTATGGGATTCCATGGGTAGAGTATAACTTCTTCGGTCCTACCAAGATTGCTGAATCCTTACGTAAGATTGCGTCCTTCTTTGATGACAAGATCAAACAAGGTGCAGAGCGTGTTATCGCCCGCTATGAAGGCATGATGAAAGAAGTCATCGCTAAATACCGCCCCCGTTTAGAAGGCAAACGGGTGATGTTATATGTCGGTGGTTTACGTCCTCGTCACACCATCGGTGCGTATGAAGATTTAGGCATGGAAGTGGTTGGTGCAGGGTATGAATTCGCACACAATGACGACTATGACCGCACAATCAAGGAAATGGGCGATGCAACCCTGTTATATGATGACGTAACAGGCTTCGAGTTTGAAGAATTCGTCAAGAAAATCAAACCTGATTTAATCGGTTCTGGGATTAAAGAGAAATTCATTTTCCAAAAAATGGGTATTCCTTTCCGTCAAATGCACTCATGGGATTACTCTGGTCCTTACCATGGTTATGATGGTTTTGCCATTTTCGCCCGCGATATGGACATGACTCTCAATAATCCTTGTTGGAACAAATTACATGCGCCTTGGGCAAATGCTGTTGAAGCTGAGCAAAAAGTAGCAGTAAACGGTTAA
- the nifK gene encoding nitrogenase molybdenum-iron protein subunit beta: MMQNVEKIQPSYPLFRDDEYKDNLTRKKTYEEVYSPEKIKEVFEWTTSEEYKELNFKREALTVNPAKACQPLGAVLCALGFEKTLPYVHGSQGCVAYFRTYFNRHFREPVACVSDSMTEDAAVFGGQKNMFAGLENAKALYKPDMIAVSTTCMAEVIGDDLNAFINNAKKDGRVPQEYPTPFAHTPSFVGSHVTGWDNMFEGIARYFTLNYMEGKVVGSNGKLNVVPGFETYLGNYRVIHRMLDEMGVKHTMLCDPTEVLDTPADGQFRMYSGGTTQAEIKDAPNAINTLLLQPWQLEKTKKYVENTWHHDIPKFNIPMGLEWTDDFLMKISEVTGKPVPASLTKERGRLVDMMMDSHTWLHGKKFAIWGDPDFTLGLTKFLLELGAEPIHILSNNANKRWAKATQKVLDDSPYGKDCEVHIGKDLWHMRSLVFTKKPDFMIGNSYGKFIQRDTLFKGKEFEVPLIRIGFPIFDRHHLHRMTTMGYEGAMYMLTTIVNEIMHRLDEETRGMGTTDYNYDLVR; encoded by the coding sequence ATCATGCAGAACGTTGAAAAAATCCAGCCCAGCTATCCTTTGTTCCGCGACGACGAGTATAAAGACAACCTCACGCGCAAAAAAACCTACGAAGAAGTTTACTCTCCCGAAAAAATTAAAGAAGTTTTCGAATGGACAACTTCTGAAGAGTACAAAGAACTCAACTTCAAACGTGAAGCTTTGACTGTCAACCCTGCCAAAGCCTGCCAACCCTTAGGTGCTGTTTTATGTGCGTTAGGCTTTGAAAAAACCCTGCCTTATGTACATGGTTCTCAAGGATGTGTTGCTTACTTCCGTACCTACTTCAACCGTCATTTCAGAGAGCCTGTTGCCTGTGTTTCTGACTCCATGACCGAAGATGCAGCTGTGTTCGGTGGTCAGAAGAATATGTTTGCTGGTTTAGAAAACGCGAAAGCATTGTACAAACCCGATATGATTGCAGTGTCCACAACCTGTATGGCTGAAGTCATCGGTGACGACCTCAACGCATTCATCAACAACGCGAAAAAAGACGGTCGTGTTCCTCAAGAATACCCTACTCCTTTTGCGCATACCCCCAGCTTTGTTGGCAGCCATGTAACTGGCTGGGACAACATGTTTGAAGGTATTGCTCGTTACTTCACCTTAAATTACATGGAAGGTAAAGTAGTTGGTAGCAACGGTAAATTAAACGTTGTCCCCGGTTTTGAAACCTACTTAGGTAATTACCGTGTTATTCACCGTATGTTGGACGAAATGGGTGTTAAACACACCATGTTATGTGATCCAACAGAAGTGTTAGATACCCCTGCTGATGGTCAATTCCGCATGTATTCTGGCGGTACCACCCAAGCAGAAATTAAAGATGCACCTAACGCCATCAATACCCTGTTATTACAACCTTGGCAGTTAGAAAAAACCAAGAAATATGTAGAAAACACTTGGCATCATGATATTCCTAAATTCAATATTCCTATGGGTTTAGAGTGGACAGATGATTTCTTGATGAAAATTTCTGAAGTCACAGGCAAGCCAGTTCCTGCTTCTTTAACTAAAGAACGTGGTCGCTTAGTTGACATGATGATGGATTCCCATACATGGTTACACGGCAAAAAATTCGCCATTTGGGGTGATCCAGACTTCACCTTAGGCTTGACCAAATTCTTATTAGAACTCGGTGCTGAACCTATCCATATTCTTTCCAACAACGCCAACAAGCGTTGGGCAAAAGCCACCCAAAAAGTGTTGGATGATTCTCCATACGGTAAAGACTGTGAAGTTCATATTGGTAAAGACTTATGGCACATGCGTTCCTTAGTATTCACCAAGAAACCAGACTTCATGATTGGTAACTCCTACGGCAAGTTCATTCAACGTGATACCCTCTTCAAGGGTAAAGAGTTTGAAGTTCCTCTAATCCGTATTGGCTTCCCCATTTTTGATCGTCATCACTTACATCGTATGACAACCATGGGTTATGAAGGCGCAATGTACATGTTGACAACCATTGTCAACGAAATCATGCACCGCCTTGATGAAGAAACCCGTGGTATGGGTACAACAGATTATAACTACGACTTAGTTCGTTAA
- the nifT gene encoding putative nitrogen fixation protein NifT, whose product MPSVMLRKNQDGKISFYVAKKDLEETIVEMEFNGPEQWGGDVSLTDGSRYHIPPMSELKLPITVRAKRIDAADD is encoded by the coding sequence ATGCCCAGCGTAATGCTCAGAAAAAACCAAGATGGCAAAATTAGCTTTTATGTTGCTAAGAAAGACTTAGAAGAAACCATTGTAGAAATGGAATTTAATGGTCCTGAACAATGGGGCGGTGATGTCAGCCTAACTGACGGTTCACGCTATCACATTCCACCCATGTCTGAGTTGAAGTTACCTATCACGGTAAGAGCTAAACGCATTGATGCGGCTGATGACTAA
- a CDS encoding dinitrogenase iron-molybdenum cofactor biosynthesis protein, translated as MNTQTDNSSPITREIALKIGLAARALPDTDPRRLMAVLISCIGLPITEEKLATLKVKDLKAAADGELSEMNQDALKNAVQILKGETGEPKNELPTVQAYQEGDMPNSIRVACASNTGETLDGHFGSCNRFLIYQVSKDEIRLVDLRSTTPTEEVDDKNAFRAELISDCHVMYVASIGGPAAAKVVKAGIHPIKAPEGGDILTALHELKVVLASAPPPWLAKVMGVSPEERKRFMLELEE; from the coding sequence ATGAACACTCAAACCGATAATTCCTCTCCTATTACGCGTGAGATTGCCTTAAAAATTGGCCTGGCTGCACGTGCGTTGCCTGATACTGACCCACGTCGTTTAATGGCCGTCCTTATTTCCTGTATTGGTTTACCCATCACCGAAGAAAAATTAGCCACGTTGAAAGTCAAAGACTTAAAAGCAGCGGCTGATGGTGAATTGAGTGAAATGAATCAAGACGCACTTAAAAATGCAGTTCAGATTCTCAAAGGTGAAACAGGTGAGCCTAAAAACGAATTACCCACCGTCCAAGCCTACCAAGAAGGTGACATGCCTAATTCCATTCGTGTTGCCTGTGCTTCCAACACAGGTGAAACACTAGACGGACATTTTGGGTCTTGTAACCGCTTCCTTATTTACCAAGTTTCTAAAGATGAAATCCGTCTAGTTGACCTACGTTCAACAACCCCAACAGAAGAAGTTGACGACAAAAATGCGTTTCGTGCAGAGTTAATCAGTGATTGCCACGTTATGTATGTTGCCTCTATTGGCGGCCCTGCTGCAGCTAAAGTTGTGAAAGCGGGTATTCATCCTATCAAAGCACCTGAGGGTGGTGATATATTAACCGCCCTGCATGAACTCAAAGTTGTTCTTGCTAGCGCACCCCCTCCTTGGTTAGCCAAAGTGATGGGTGTATCCCCAGAAGAACGTAAGCGTTTTATGCTGGAGTTAGAGGAATAA
- a CDS encoding DUF6129 family protein has translation MLTVDIAEQIALQVELQGLDEATITTLRQSYPHLHFTYCMDDDINTPKPVLERQGFNVYLIDGREHCLKLTSHFETATGLVLAEVVADDK, from the coding sequence ATGCTTACCGTCGACATTGCAGAACAAATTGCCCTCCAAGTAGAATTACAAGGACTGGATGAGGCAACCATCACGACATTACGTCAAAGCTATCCACACCTGCACTTTACTTACTGTATGGACGACGATATCAATACACCTAAGCCTGTTTTAGAACGGCAAGGTTTTAATGTTTATCTGATTGATGGTCGTGAGCATTGCTTAAAACTAACCAGTCATTTTGAAACGGCAACAGGACTGGTCTTAGCGGAAGTAGTTGCAGACGATAAGTAG